The following are encoded in a window of Oncorhynchus mykiss isolate Arlee chromosome 11, USDA_OmykA_1.1, whole genome shotgun sequence genomic DNA:
- the gc gene encoding albumin 2 isoform X2: protein MGIQCCSDEPLEDCNRDVADLFQSAVCSSETLVEKSNLKHCCENTAIERTHCFVDHKAKIPRDLSLTSESPAADQCEDFKKDRKAFVESFIFRFSKRNTMLPPHVILAVTKSYGEVLATCCGKSEAEAQTCFNTKKPTFEHFVRNRVNELKALCIVHNKYGDRIFKAKKMIQYSQKMPQASFQEMRGIVDKIVATTAPCCSGDMITCMKQRKVLVDEVCGDRSVLSRMAGLKMCCKEHAIDRGSCVEAMKPDTKPDSLSEHYDLHADIAAVCHTFTKTPDVALGKLIYELSVRHPESSQQVILRFSKEAEQAFLQCCDKEDHAECVRTALADSNIDKMIADEIEYYKNMCAAEAVLGDYNFEKSMMVYYTRIMPQASFVQLHMVSETVADVFHDCCKDQPGHLVLPCAEEKSTNVLDTTCNDDDYSSINPRIARCCNQSYSMRRPCILAIQPDAEFTPPELDANDFHMGPELCTKNSKDLLLSGKKLLYDVVRHKTSITEDHLKTLSANHSITREKCCTAEDKEACFTDEAAKLLAESVELVKV, encoded by the exons GCCGACCTGTTCCAGAGTGCTGTGTGTTCTTCTGAGACCTTAGTTGAGAAGAGCAATTTGAAGCACTGCTGTGAGAATACTGCCATTGAGAGAACCCACTGCTTCGTGGACCACAAGGCCAAG ATTCCCCGGGACCTGTCCCTCACATCTGAGTCTCCAGCTGCAGACCAGTGTGAAGACTTTAAGAAGGACCGCAAGGCTTTCGTGGAGAG CTTCATCTTCAGGTTCTCCAAGCGTAACACCATGCTACCTCCTCATGTGATCCTGGCTGTCACTAAGAGTTACGGAGAGGTTCTGGCTACCTGCTGTGGGAAGAGTGAAGCCGAGGCCCAGACCTGCTTCAACACCAAG aaACCTACGTTCGAACACTTCGTCAGGAACCGTGTCAATGAACTGAAGGCCCTGTGCATTGTCCACAACAAATACGGAGACCGCATTTTCAAGGCCAA GAAGATGATCCAGTACAGTCAGAAGATGCCTCAGGCCTCGTTCCAGGAGATGAGAGGCATTGTAGACAAGATCGTAGCCACTACTGCCCCCTGCTGCAGCGGAGACATGATCACATGCATGAAGCAGAGA AAGGTGCTGGTAGACGAGGTGTGTGGTGACCGTAGTGTGTTGTCTCGCATGGCGGGTCTGAAAATGTGCTGTAAGGAACATGCCATAGACaggggctcctgtgttgaggCCATGAAGCCAGACACTAAGCCAGACAGTCTGTCCGAGCACTACGACCTGCACGCTGACATAGCTGCTGTCTGCCACACCTTCACCAAGACCCCTGATGTAGCCCTGGGGAA GTTGATCTATGAGCTGTCAGTGCGCCACCCTGAGTCGTCTCAGCAGGTGATTCTGAGGTTCTCCAAGGAGGCTGAGCAGGCCTTCCTCCAGTGCTGTGACAAGGAGGACCACGCAGAGTGTGTCAGAACGGCT CTGGCCGACAGTAACATAGACAAGATGATCGCTGATGAGATTGAATACTATAAGAACATGTGTGCTGCAGAGGCTGTCCTGGGAGATTACAACTTTGAGAAGAG taTGATGGTGTACTACACCAGGATAATGCCTCAGGCCTCCTTCGTCCAGCTTCACATGGTGTCTGagactgtggctgatgttttCCATGACTGCTGCAAGGACCAGCCAGGCCACTTAGTCTTGCCCTGCGCAGAGGAGaag TCGACCAACGTGCTCGACACCACGTGTAACGACGACGACTACTCCAGCATTAACCCCCGCATCGCCCGCTGCTGCAACCAGTCCTACTCCATGAGGAGACCCTGTATCCTGGCCATCCAGCCTGACGCAGAGTTCACGCCTCCGGAGCTGGATGCCAACGACTTCCACATGGGCCCCGAGCTCTGCACCAAGAACAGCAAGGACCTCCTGCTATCCGGGAAGAA GTTGCTGTATGATGTGGTCAGACATAAGACCAGCATCACCGAGGATCATCTGAAGACCCTCTCTGCTAACCACAGCATCACGAGGGAGAAGTGCTGCACCGCTGAGGACAAAGAAGCATGCTTCACTGACGAG GCTGCCAAGCTGCTAGCTGAGAGTGTAGAGCTGGTCAAGGTTTAA